In one Meiothermus sp. Pnk-1 genomic region, the following are encoded:
- a CDS encoding phosphatase PAP2 family protein — MTRSFYQTFKSLLLSFPLWLLALLFLSLLGFVGLAEDVYEREGFFFDGPVLAFLHAQQSHLWDVLALAFTQSAAAPVVGAVALGVLAWAYFRRLGWPIFALGLGGAAVLNQASKLFFARTRPHLFPQLTPEHDYSFPSGHTMASLALVLALYTLLAPRFPRAARWVLGLGLPWALLVGLSRLYLQVHYPSDVLAGWALSFLWVVGVGLWYRWKAGD, encoded by the coding sequence ATGACCCGATCTTTCTACCAAACCTTCAAGTCGCTGCTGTTGTCCTTTCCGCTATGGCTGCTGGCCCTTTTGTTCCTGAGCCTGCTGGGGTTTGTAGGGCTGGCCGAGGACGTCTACGAGCGGGAGGGGTTTTTCTTTGACGGGCCGGTGCTGGCCTTTTTGCACGCCCAGCAGAGCCACCTCTGGGACGTGCTGGCCCTGGCCTTCACGCAATCCGCCGCCGCTCCGGTAGTCGGGGCGGTGGCCCTAGGGGTGCTGGCCTGGGCGTATTTTCGTCGGCTGGGGTGGCCCATTTTCGCCCTAGGTCTGGGCGGGGCAGCGGTGTTGAACCAGGCCTCCAAGCTCTTTTTTGCCCGCACCCGGCCCCATCTCTTCCCGCAGCTCACCCCCGAACACGACTACAGCTTCCCCTCCGGCCACACCATGGCCAGCCTGGCTCTAGTGCTTGCGCTGTACACACTATTGGCCCCCCGCTTTCCCCGCGCGGCCCGCTGGGTCTTGGGCTTGGGTCTGCCCTGGGCTTTGTTGGTAGGCCTCTCGAGGCTCTACCTGCAAGTACACTACCCTTCGGACGTGCTGGCGGGTTGGGCGCTGAGTTTCCTCTGGGTGGTGGGGGTGGGGCTCTGGTACCGCTGGAAAGCAGGGGATTAG
- a CDS encoding response regulator transcription factor, which produces MRILLVEDDPRLAALIAEGLSDDGLMVDHAPNAAIGRGMAELEAYDLLILDVMLPEGPQAGFELARALRNRRDKTPILFLTARGDVDSKLTGLDTGGDDYLTKPFDFRELRARIRALVRRARGEATNLIPLPGGYTLDLAAHQVLKDGQPVPLTPREYALVECLGLNPGRAYSRNSLIERVWPGESEVDTKVVDVYVSSLRRKLGEDFIETVRGLGYRLGRMEESP; this is translated from the coding sequence ATGCGGATACTGCTGGTAGAAGACGACCCCCGGCTAGCCGCGCTGATCGCCGAGGGCCTGAGCGACGACGGGCTGATGGTGGATCACGCCCCTAACGCCGCCATCGGGCGGGGTATGGCTGAGCTGGAGGCCTACGACCTGCTGATCTTGGACGTGATGCTGCCCGAAGGCCCCCAGGCCGGCTTCGAGCTGGCCCGCGCGCTGCGCAACCGAAGGGACAAAACCCCCATCCTCTTCCTTACCGCCCGGGGGGATGTGGACTCCAAGCTCACTGGGCTCGACACCGGGGGGGACGATTACCTGACCAAACCCTTCGACTTCCGCGAACTCCGGGCCCGCATCCGGGCCTTGGTGCGGCGGGCCCGGGGTGAGGCCACCAACCTGATTCCCCTGCCCGGGGGTTATACCCTCGACCTGGCTGCCCACCAGGTACTCAAGGACGGCCAGCCAGTACCCCTCACCCCGCGCGAGTACGCCCTGGTAGAGTGCCTGGGGCTGAACCCTGGCCGGGCCTACAGCCGCAACAGCCTGATCGAGCGGGTCTGGCCCGGGGAGAGCGAGGTGGACACCAAGGTGGTGGACGTGTATGTCTCGAGCCTGCGGCGCAAGCTGGGGGAGGACTTCATCGAGACGGTGCGGGGACTGGGTTACCGGCTGGGGCGGATGGAGGAGAGCCCTTGA
- a CDS encoding transposase — protein sequence MKWRAMPHDLPHWSTVYPYFRKWQKEGVWERVTPALVRRDREREGRHASPSARVMDSQSVVTRSVS from the coding sequence CCACGACCTGCCCCACTGGTCCACGGTCTATCCCTACTTCCGCAAGTGGCAGAAGGAGGGGGTTTGGGAACGGGTAACGCCAGCCCTGGTCCGCCGGGACCGGGAGCGAGAAGGGAGGCACGCCTCTCCCAGCGCCCGGGTTATGGACAGCCAGTCGGTGGTCACGCGAAGCGTATCTTGA
- a CDS encoding response regulator transcription factor translates to MRILLVEDDPEVGALVKETLEAEPYAVDWAQDGEEALGLLQSFPYDLVVLDVGLPRRDGFSLLAYLREQGHSLPVLMLTARDALDDRVQGLEAGADDYLVKPFHLRELRARVRALLRRSRGVPSNRLEVGRLSLDLRAKQAWWAGAALELSAKEWLILEFLALHPDAFHPRELLLEHVWPGETSIDPRSLDPYISRLRQKLAPEAIETRRGLGYRLIG, encoded by the coding sequence ATGCGCATCCTGCTGGTGGAGGACGACCCCGAGGTGGGGGCTTTGGTCAAGGAGACCCTCGAGGCCGAGCCCTATGCGGTGGACTGGGCCCAGGATGGGGAGGAAGCTCTGGGGCTCTTGCAGAGCTTTCCCTATGACCTGGTGGTGCTGGACGTGGGTCTGCCCCGGCGGGATGGCTTCAGCCTGCTGGCCTACCTGCGTGAGCAGGGCCACTCGCTGCCGGTGCTGATGCTCACCGCCCGCGATGCCCTAGACGACCGGGTACAGGGCCTGGAGGCGGGGGCGGACGACTACCTGGTCAAGCCCTTCCACCTGCGCGAGCTCCGGGCCCGGGTGCGGGCCTTGCTGCGCCGCTCCCGGGGTGTACCCAGCAACCGGCTCGAGGTCGGGCGGCTCTCCCTCGACCTCCGGGCCAAGCAGGCCTGGTGGGCGGGAGCGGCGCTCGAGCTCTCCGCCAAGGAGTGGCTGATCCTGGAGTTCCTGGCCCTCCACCCCGACGCGTTTCACCCCCGGGAATTGCTGTTAGAGCACGTATGGCCCGGCGAGACCAGCATCGATCCACGCAGCCTCGACCCCTACATCTCCCGCCTGCGCCAGAAGCTGGCCCCGGAGGCCATCGAGACCCGGCGTGGGCTGGGCTATCGCCTGATTGGATGA
- a CDS encoding folate-binding protein YgfZ, with protein sequence MGLERLHRALGAEFHQTEGGEVPWSYGELKAEVAAFYQGAALIDFPETGLLQVGGVDRRDFIHNQCTSDVRGLPQGGFLETLFLNSRGQIEFLGSVYQRDQTLWIAAARLQALLERFNRYIVFDQVELSDLSQAYAQLRLQGPAALEVGGRLGQPPAKWSMVEYRGVVLARDEWGLNILVPRDLAEEVFNQLLQAGATPVGRKAYQVWRVEQGVADLPEALGELPQEAGLEARVSYKKGCYLGQEIMARLEARGNTRYQLMGLLGQQPLPPHAEVRREGRKVGRVTTVADSPRLGSVALALLRKELAVGDQVEAGGVSATVSALPLLTPAQRM encoded by the coding sequence ATGGGTTTGGAGCGGTTACACCGGGCCTTGGGGGCGGAGTTTCACCAGACCGAAGGGGGAGAGGTTCCTTGGAGTTACGGGGAACTAAAAGCAGAAGTGGCCGCTTTTTACCAGGGGGCGGCATTAATAGATTTCCCCGAGACGGGCCTGCTACAAGTCGGCGGCGTGGACCGCCGGGACTTTATCCATAACCAGTGTACCTCGGATGTGCGCGGGTTGCCGCAAGGAGGCTTTCTCGAGACCCTGTTTCTCAATAGCCGGGGCCAGATCGAATTCCTGGGCTCGGTGTACCAGCGGGACCAAACCCTCTGGATTGCGGCGGCCCGGCTCCAGGCCCTGCTCGAGCGCTTCAACCGCTACATCGTTTTCGATCAGGTCGAGCTATCCGATCTCTCCCAAGCCTATGCCCAGCTGCGCTTGCAGGGGCCCGCGGCGCTCGAGGTGGGGGGGCGACTGGGCCAGCCCCCGGCCAAGTGGAGCATGGTGGAGTATCGCGGAGTGGTCTTGGCCCGCGACGAGTGGGGCCTGAACATCCTGGTTCCCCGTGACCTGGCGGAAGAGGTGTTCAACCAGCTGTTGCAGGCCGGGGCGACCCCGGTGGGCCGGAAGGCTTACCAGGTCTGGCGGGTCGAGCAGGGGGTGGCCGACCTCCCCGAGGCCCTGGGCGAGCTTCCGCAGGAGGCGGGGCTAGAGGCCAGGGTCAGCTACAAAAAGGGTTGCTACCTGGGCCAGGAGATCATGGCCCGGCTCGAGGCCCGGGGCAACACCCGCTACCAACTGATGGGGTTGCTGGGTCAACAGCCGCTGCCCCCCCACGCTGAGGTCCGGCGGGAAGGGAGGAAGGTGGGCCGGGTCACCACCGTGGCGGATTCCCCACGGTTGGGCTCGGTGGCTTTGGCCCTGCTGCGCAAAGAGCTGGCCGTGGGGGATCAGGTGGAGGCGGGAGGGGTATCCGCTACTGTATCGGCTTTGCCCCTGCTGACCCCGGCGCAGAGGATGTGA
- a CDS encoding YncE family protein, with the protein MHLIDAEQFRRLGFIPTGKGAHGLYPSRDARYLYISNRGEGSVSVLEFATRKQVAKWEIPGGGSPDMGGVSADGKRLWLSGRYHGEVYVFDTDLKKGGLIRRIRVGKGPHGLAIYPQPGRYSLGHTGVMR; encoded by the coding sequence GTGCACCTGATCGACGCGGAGCAGTTTCGGCGGCTCGGCTTCATCCCCACCGGTAAGGGGGCCCACGGCCTGTACCCCAGCCGCGACGCGAGGTACCTGTACATCTCCAACCGGGGGGAGGGTTCGGTGAGCGTGCTCGAGTTCGCCACCCGTAAGCAGGTAGCGAAGTGGGAGATTCCCGGCGGGGGCAGCCCGGACATGGGGGGGGTCTCGGCGGACGGGAAGAGGCTGTGGCTTTCCGGGCGCTACCACGGGGAGGTCTACGTCTTCGACACCGACCTAAAGAAAGGCGGCCTGATCCGGCGCATCCGGGTGGGCAAGGGGCCGCACGGGCTGGCCATCTACCCCCAGCCAGGCCGCTACAGCCTGGGGCACACCGGGGTGATGCGGTGA
- a CDS encoding ATP-binding protein, translating to MSLRWRLTLYYTGISAGLLLLGSLVLFLVLRTTLRQTLDDSLREAVALAASELDHDKPRAAGTIELFLTRLPGATVLLVYSAQGALIESYGVPPVRPAPAPGFSTVGNTRIYGEILADGSLVQAMRSELETSRSIGRAQRLLLLTLPLLLLLGLGAGYVLADRALRPVDQVTRLAAQIAASGRYGRRVPESPGKDEMARLTRTFNAMLARLERTIEREKAFALAAAHELRTPLSLLKGRASLSLERPRSPEQYREALAEIARTAEDLAQVIEALLLLAHTQSPVERQQVELDLLALEALESLEGLAKERQVRVVLQLEPTPYRGHSLTLRTAIANLLSNAIKYGPVGGRVWLRTRREGRLAVVEVADEGPGIPPEQLERLLQPFQRGAGTQGVRGAGLGLSLVMAIAEQHGGRLRLERAPEGGLLARLELPDFDAS from the coding sequence TTGAGCCTGCGCTGGCGGCTAACCCTCTACTACACGGGTATTTCTGCGGGGCTGCTGCTGCTGGGCAGCCTGGTTTTGTTTTTGGTGCTGCGTACCACCCTGCGGCAGACCCTGGATGACTCCTTGCGCGAGGCAGTGGCTTTGGCGGCGAGTGAACTTGACCACGACAAGCCCCGAGCCGCGGGTACCATCGAGCTGTTTCTGACCCGCCTACCGGGGGCTACGGTGCTGCTGGTCTACAGTGCTCAAGGTGCCCTGATCGAAAGCTACGGGGTTCCCCCGGTACGCCCTGCCCCAGCGCCCGGTTTCAGCACCGTGGGGAATACCCGCATCTACGGCGAAATCTTAGCCGATGGCAGCCTGGTACAGGCCATGCGTTCGGAGCTTGAGACCAGCCGCAGCATCGGGCGCGCGCAGCGGCTGTTGCTGCTCACCCTTCCGCTGCTGCTGCTACTGGGGCTGGGGGCCGGCTACGTGCTGGCGGACCGCGCCCTGCGCCCGGTGGATCAGGTCACCCGCCTGGCGGCCCAGATCGCCGCCTCGGGGCGTTATGGGCGGCGGGTTCCCGAGAGCCCCGGTAAAGACGAAATGGCCCGCCTGACCCGTACCTTCAACGCCATGTTGGCCCGCCTCGAGCGCACCATCGAGCGCGAGAAGGCTTTCGCCCTGGCCGCAGCTCACGAACTGCGCACCCCGTTGAGCCTGCTAAAGGGAAGGGCCAGCTTGAGCCTGGAGCGGCCCCGCTCCCCTGAACAATACCGCGAAGCCCTGGCGGAGATTGCCCGCACCGCCGAAGACCTGGCCCAGGTCATCGAGGCCCTCCTGCTGCTGGCCCACACCCAGTCGCCGGTCGAGCGGCAACAGGTGGAGCTCGACCTGCTGGCGCTGGAGGCCTTGGAGTCGCTGGAGGGGTTGGCCAAGGAGCGGCAGGTGAGGGTGGTGCTGCAGCTCGAGCCCACCCCCTACCGGGGCCACTCCCTCACCCTGCGCACGGCCATCGCCAACCTGCTCTCCAACGCTATCAAGTACGGGCCAGTGGGCGGACGGGTCTGGCTGCGCACCCGGCGCGAGGGGAGGCTAGCGGTGGTGGAGGTGGCCGACGAGGGGCCAGGCATTCCCCCCGAGCAGCTCGAGCGCCTTTTGCAGCCCTTTCAGCGCGGGGCGGGCACCCAGGGGGTGCGGGGGGCCGGGCTGGGCCTGAGCCTGGTCATGGCCATCGCCGAGCAGCACGGGGGTCGCCTGAGGCTGGAGCGGGCCCCTGAGGGGGGGCTGCTGGCCCGGTTGGAGCTGCCGGACTTTGACGCATCATGA
- a CDS encoding S1C family serine protease: MKNTVFKTSSLLAVAVLSGSALWFALSRGQPSTAPSPAPSTLQGLLPDERNTVEIAQSASEGVVYISVRSNPAASLPDGLQPFAPFLQPQPQQGTGSGFVLDKQGHILTNYHVVQGANQITVRFKDSPKTYPAKVLGTAQALDLAVIQVQAPANLLKPLTLGNSDRVLVGEKAIAIGNPFGLEYSVSTGIVSAVRRNPGAVDALVPTLIQTDAAINPGNSGGPLLNSSGEVIGINTAILSPSGQFGNPQNAGVGFAIPINLAKQYLGQLEGGKNITDKEILASRPRLGVSVVPLAAYSPQILQANNLPQEGLMIQSVEKGSPAEKAGLRAPTRFLQVQSPDGAVQQLGLNGDIILEANGNPVQDVNDLRGVLEAANNRPVTLKVWREGQTLNVSVTPQIIASN; the protein is encoded by the coding sequence ATGAAGAACACAGTGTTCAAAACCTCTAGCCTGCTGGCGGTGGCGGTGCTTTCCGGCTCGGCTTTGTGGTTCGCCCTTAGCCGAGGGCAACCCAGCACCGCCCCCAGCCCGGCCCCTAGCACGCTCCAGGGCCTTCTGCCCGACGAGCGCAACACCGTGGAGATCGCCCAGTCGGCCAGCGAGGGGGTGGTCTACATATCGGTGCGCAGCAATCCGGCTGCTAGCCTCCCGGATGGCCTCCAGCCCTTCGCCCCTTTCTTGCAGCCTCAGCCCCAGCAGGGCACCGGCTCGGGGTTCGTGCTGGATAAGCAGGGGCATATCCTGACCAACTACCACGTGGTGCAAGGGGCCAACCAGATCACGGTGCGCTTCAAGGACAGCCCCAAGACCTATCCCGCCAAGGTGCTGGGAACCGCCCAGGCCCTCGACCTGGCGGTGATCCAGGTACAGGCTCCGGCCAACCTGCTCAAGCCCCTTACCCTGGGCAACTCCGACCGGGTGCTGGTGGGTGAAAAGGCCATCGCCATCGGGAATCCCTTCGGGCTGGAATATAGCGTCTCGACCGGCATCGTCTCGGCGGTGCGGCGCAACCCAGGGGCAGTGGACGCGCTGGTACCCACCCTGATCCAAACCGACGCAGCCATCAACCCCGGCAACTCCGGCGGGCCTCTGCTCAACTCGAGCGGCGAAGTTATCGGCATCAACACCGCCATCCTCTCGCCCTCGGGGCAGTTTGGCAACCCGCAGAACGCCGGGGTAGGCTTCGCCATCCCCATCAACCTGGCCAAGCAGTACCTGGGTCAGCTCGAGGGAGGCAAAAACATTACCGACAAAGAAATCCTGGCCTCTCGCCCGCGCCTGGGGGTCTCGGTGGTGCCCTTGGCGGCCTACAGCCCCCAGATTCTCCAAGCCAACAACCTGCCCCAAGAGGGCCTGATGATCCAAAGCGTAGAGAAGGGTTCCCCTGCGGAAAAAGCCGGCCTGAGAGCGCCCACTCGGTTCCTCCAGGTACAATCCCCGGATGGCGCCGTGCAGCAGCTGGGGCTCAACGGGGACATCATCCTGGAAGCCAACGGTAACCCTGTCCAGGACGTAAACGATCTGCGAGGAGTGCTGGAAGCGGCGAACAACCGACCCGTTACCCTCAAAGTCTGGCGCGAGGGCCAAACCCTCAACGTCTCGGTGACGCCGCAGATCATAGCGAGCAACTGA
- a CDS encoding HAMP domain-containing sensor histidine kinase: protein MSLRLRLTLFYALLVGGVLLLAGVGLRLGLERILQGELDQSLQAALILAGPWVNSDNGRLGLSQEGELPPQLPPDLALLLYGPQGLVEVLGKRPQPLPSPRLGCFAAGDWRFCGREVEGATLLAGRPLAGLEASLAALNRVLWVALPGALLLALGLGYFLVGRALSPVRLLTEAARERAEGRIWNRPLPQPPVQDELFTLSQAFNALLESLGQLIKSERRFTQDAAHELRTPLTVLLGRLEQAQEKNQDPQVERALAHAYRSAQRLLAMVEKLLHLARAEAGQGLSREPVVLNRLVVEEAEDLRPLFEGRGLALRVFLPEEPLEVMGDRLALGLALRNLLENALKFTAAGEVRLALRKEGYEALLEVEDTGGGFPEEALPHLFERFYQAQVEHRRSGSGLGLALVAAIVRWHGGRVEAANTPEGARLSLWLPV, encoded by the coding sequence ATGAGCCTCCGCCTACGGCTTACCCTGTTCTACGCCCTGCTGGTCGGGGGGGTGTTGCTGCTGGCCGGGGTGGGGCTGCGGCTGGGGCTGGAGCGCATCCTGCAGGGCGAGCTGGACCAGAGCCTGCAGGCGGCGCTGATCCTGGCCGGGCCCTGGGTAAATAGCGACAACGGTCGCCTGGGCCTCAGCCAGGAGGGCGAACTGCCGCCGCAGCTGCCGCCCGACCTCGCCTTGCTGCTGTACGGCCCTCAGGGTCTGGTAGAGGTGTTGGGCAAAAGACCCCAGCCCCTGCCGAGTCCACGCCTCGGTTGCTTTGCCGCCGGGGATTGGCGGTTTTGTGGGCGCGAAGTGGAAGGGGCTACCCTGCTGGCGGGCCGGCCCTTGGCTGGGCTCGAGGCGAGCCTGGCTGCGCTCAACCGGGTGCTCTGGGTGGCCCTGCCGGGAGCTTTGCTCCTGGCTTTGGGGCTAGGCTACTTCCTGGTGGGGCGGGCGCTCAGCCCGGTGCGCCTCCTGACCGAGGCCGCCCGTGAGCGGGCCGAAGGCCGCATCTGGAACCGCCCCCTGCCCCAGCCCCCGGTGCAGGACGAGCTTTTTACCCTGAGCCAGGCCTTCAACGCATTGCTGGAGAGCCTAGGCCAGCTCATCAAGAGCGAGCGGCGCTTTACCCAGGATGCTGCCCACGAACTGCGCACCCCGCTCACGGTGCTCCTGGGGCGGCTCGAGCAGGCCCAGGAAAAAAACCAGGACCCCCAAGTGGAACGTGCTCTGGCGCACGCCTACCGCTCGGCCCAGCGGTTGCTGGCCATGGTGGAAAAGCTCCTGCACCTGGCCCGGGCCGAGGCCGGTCAGGGGCTTTCGCGCGAGCCGGTGGTGCTCAACCGCCTGGTTGTCGAGGAGGCGGAGGATTTGAGGCCGCTGTTCGAGGGTAGAGGCCTGGCCCTACGGGTCTTCTTGCCGGAAGAACCGCTGGAGGTGATGGGGGATCGGCTGGCTTTGGGGCTGGCCCTGCGCAACCTGCTGGAGAATGCCCTAAAGTTTACAGCTGCGGGCGAAGTGCGCTTGGCCCTGCGCAAAGAAGGGTACGAAGCGCTCTTGGAGGTGGAAGACACCGGGGGAGGCTTCCCCGAGGAGGCCCTGCCCCACTTGTTTGAGCGGTTCTACCAGGCCCAGGTGGAACACCGCCGCAGCGGCAGCGGGCTGGGGCTGGCTCTGGTCGCGGCCATCGTACGCTGGCATGGGGGAAGGGTGGAAGCAGCCAATACGCCGGAAGGAGCTCGGTTGAGCCTGTGGCTGCCTGTTTGA
- a CDS encoding PepSY domain-containing protein produces the protein MKKYAKAILLAASALLSLAAFAQKTGQSSAQHPSYAGSLPVQENLSAQQYQAMAKISLQDAVKAAQAVLNTTAAPTKVKLGVENGYLVWEVVLAGQEIKVDAGSGKVLYQEAVGGQEENDGESHDENDGESNDDNG, from the coding sequence ATGAAAAAGTACGCAAAAGCAATCCTTTTGGCGGCTTCGGCCCTCTTGAGCCTGGCGGCCTTTGCCCAGAAGACGGGGCAGAGCAGCGCCCAGCACCCCAGCTACGCCGGCAGCCTGCCGGTGCAGGAGAACTTGAGCGCCCAGCAGTACCAGGCCATGGCCAAGATTTCCTTGCAGGACGCCGTAAAGGCCGCCCAGGCGGTGCTGAACACCACCGCTGCGCCCACCAAGGTCAAGCTGGGGGTGGAGAACGGCTACCTGGTATGGGAAGTGGTGCTCGCCGGACAGGAGATCAAGGTAGACGCGGGCAGCGGCAAGGTGTTGTACCAGGAGGCTGTGGGTGGCCAGGAGGAGAACGACGGCGAGAGCCATGACGAAAACGATGGTGAGAGCAACGATGACAACGGTTAA
- a CDS encoding YncE family protein, protein MTGIHLGWRAALLLLALVACRSQPPAVSPAAQGASSPPPTTVGLELKAGLPGMPPYDPKDVYAFTRAGRLSPAVKGFPERVYVPDGKTNRLYVIDPATFRVIAEHPMDAEPQHVVPSYDLKTLYVANDVGDTLIPIDPKTGAVGGRIRVKDPYNLYFTPDGRSAIVVAEYQRRLDFFDPHTWQPQGSLQVPCKGINHMDYSADGRTLVAACEFSGDLLRIDVAARKVLGRLHLGGMPQDVKLSPDGGVFYVADMMAGGCT, encoded by the coding sequence ATGACTGGAATACACCTTGGTTGGCGGGCGGCACTACTCTTGCTGGCCCTGGTGGCCTGTCGGTCACAGCCGCCGGCGGTTAGCCCAGCGGCCCAGGGGGCCTCGAGCCCACCCCCCACGACCGTAGGCCTCGAGCTAAAGGCGGGCCTCCCGGGGATGCCACCCTATGACCCCAAGGATGTCTATGCCTTCACCCGGGCGGGGAGGCTCTCGCCTGCGGTGAAGGGATTTCCCGAACGGGTGTATGTGCCCGACGGCAAGACCAACCGGCTCTATGTCATCGACCCCGCCACCTTCAGGGTCATCGCCGAGCACCCCATGGACGCCGAACCCCAGCACGTGGTGCCCTCTTACGACCTGAAAACCCTCTACGTGGCCAACGACGTGGGCGACACCCTCATCCCCATTGATCCGAAGACCGGGGCGGTGGGGGGGCGGATCCGGGTCAAAGATCCCTATAACCTCTACTTCACCCCCGATGGCCGCTCGGCCATCGTGGTGGCGGAGTACCAGCGCCGCCTGGACTTCTTCGACCCCCACACCTGGCAGCCCCAGGGGAGCCTGCAGGTGCCCTGCAAGGGGATCAACCACATGGACTACAGCGCCGACGGGCGCACCCTGGTGGCGGCCTGCGAGTTCAGCGGGGACCTGCTGAGGATCGATGTGGCGGCCCGGAAGGTGCTGGGCAGGCTGCACCTGGGGGGGATGCCCCAGGACGTGAAGCTCTCCCCGGACGGCGGGGTGTTCTACGTGGCCGACATGATGGCGGGGGGGTGCACCTGA
- a CDS encoding polysaccharide deacetylase family protein has protein sequence MWALAVLLGGLGLATPILHGPRQSPRIALTFDADMTPGMLRMLHSGKVKSYNPTELYRLLEQNQVKATFFLSGLWIEAYPEQARALAQNPLFELENHSYTHPGFTQPCYELPAVAPARKTLEVLKTRALLEGLGVQNRYFRFPGGCYGPEDLALVERLGLRVVHWDAAGEDGGQTDPEVIVRNVLNRVHNGSIIVLHSQGGPRLPATLPALRRLIPALKARGFTFVKVAELLAEPAGVSR, from the coding sequence ATGTGGGCTTTGGCGGTGCTGCTCGGGGGCCTGGGCCTGGCCACCCCCATTCTCCATGGCCCCCGCCAGTCCCCCCGGATCGCCCTGACCTTCGACGCCGACATGACCCCAGGCATGCTTCGGATGCTCCACAGTGGAAAGGTCAAGAGCTACAACCCCACCGAGCTCTACCGGCTGTTGGAGCAAAACCAGGTCAAGGCCACCTTCTTCCTGAGCGGCCTGTGGATCGAGGCCTATCCCGAGCAGGCCCGCGCACTGGCGCAGAACCCCCTTTTTGAGCTGGAGAACCACAGCTATACCCACCCCGGCTTCACCCAGCCCTGCTACGAGCTGCCCGCGGTGGCCCCGGCCCGCAAGACCCTGGAGGTGCTGAAAACCCGGGCCTTGCTGGAGGGCTTGGGGGTCCAGAACCGCTACTTTCGCTTTCCGGGGGGCTGCTACGGGCCGGAAGACCTGGCCCTGGTGGAGCGGCTCGGTCTGCGGGTAGTGCACTGGGACGCGGCGGGGGAGGACGGGGGACAGACCGACCCCGAGGTCATCGTGCGCAACGTGCTGAACCGGGTGCATAACGGCTCCATCATCGTGCTGCACAGCCAGGGTGGGCCGCGCCTCCCCGCCACGCTTCCGGCCCTCAGGCGGCTGATTCCGGCCCTGAAGGCCCGAGGCTTTACCTTCGTCAAAGTCGCCGAGTTGCTGGCCGAACCAGCAGGTGTGTCGAGGTGA
- a CDS encoding type II toxin-antitoxin system VapB family antitoxin: protein MPRMTIEIDEALLEEARRVLGVRTKREAIERALQELVRQQRRRGIRAHAGRVELELTQETLRALRESR, encoded by the coding sequence ATGCCCCGCATGACCATCGAAATTGACGAAGCTCTGCTGGAAGAGGCCCGCCGGGTGCTAGGGGTACGCACCAAGCGGGAGGCCATCGAGCGGGCCTTGCAGGAACTGGTGCGCCAGCAGCGCCGCCGGGGCATCCGGGCCCACGCCGGGCGGGTGGAGCTCGAGCTCACCCAGGAAACCCTACGCGCGCTGCGGGAGTCCCGCTAG